A single region of the Deltaproteobacteria bacterium genome encodes:
- a CDS encoding CDP-alcohol phosphatidyltransferase family protein produces MSFLNLPNLITLGRLFLIPVFLYFALWRQWREAFWIFFIAGGSDLVDGALARLLKQKTRLGAFLDPMADKLLMTAGFMTLTVHGRMDLWLTLLVFSRDLMISSGVIFLKTKKIFIEYRPTFLSKGTTFFQLVTLVTALLSVSYGVETPWNDYDRLVTAVMTVLSWIHYLVKGIKILRRGHA; encoded by the coding sequence ATGAGTTTTTTGAATCTCCCCAATCTGATCACCCTGGGCCGGTTGTTTCTCATACCGGTCTTTCTTTATTTTGCGTTGTGGCGGCAATGGAGGGAGGCGTTCTGGATCTTTTTTATAGCGGGGGGGAGTGATCTGGTCGATGGGGCCTTGGCCCGGCTTTTGAAACAGAAAACCCGGTTAGGCGCCTTTCTTGATCCGATGGCCGACAAACTCCTTATGACAGCCGGTTTTATGACACTCACCGTTCATGGTCGGATGGACCTTTGGTTGACACTCCTTGTTTTCTCAAGAGACCTGATGATCAGTAGCGGAGTCATTTTTTTAAAGACGAAAAAGATTTTTATTGAATACCGTCCTACCTTCTTGTCAAAGGGGACAACTTTTTTTCAACTGGTCACTTTGGTGACCGCCTTGCTGTCGGTCAGTTACGGTGTTGAAACCCCCTGGAACGATTATGACCGCCTTGTCACGGCGGTTATGACCGTGCTCTCATGGATTCACTATCTCGTGAAGGGGATCAAGATTCTTCGGAGAGGGCATGCTTAA
- the lipB gene encoding lipoyl(octanoyl) transferase LipB, producing MIEIRDLGRVRFQETEILQRELVAKRMSEGIPDTLLLLEHFPVITMGRRESAEDLLVPKESLQEQGIDFVETDRGGRLTYHAPGQLVGYFIFKLGKKTIPQFVSAVEESLIRLLHQYTLKGSKDCHYPGVWIGQKKIAALGLHFEKGVSRHGFALNVDCDLRPYQLMYPCGIRERGVTSILNETGIKPMMSEVKKQIQNEVSLVPTRP from the coding sequence ATGATTGAGATCCGTGATCTTGGGAGGGTTCGATTTCAGGAAACCGAGATTCTTCAGCGTGAGTTGGTAGCCAAGCGAATGAGCGAGGGGATCCCCGATACCCTTCTTCTATTGGAGCATTTTCCTGTTATTACCATGGGGCGGCGTGAGTCGGCGGAAGACCTGCTTGTTCCCAAAGAATCGTTGCAAGAGCAGGGGATTGACTTTGTGGAGACAGACCGGGGAGGGCGTCTCACCTATCATGCCCCGGGGCAATTGGTTGGCTATTTCATATTTAAATTAGGCAAGAAGACGATCCCACAATTTGTGAGTGCCGTTGAGGAGTCTCTCATCCGGTTACTCCACCAGTATACTCTTAAGGGATCAAAGGACTGTCACTATCCGGGGGTCTGGATTGGGCAAAAAAAAATTGCAGCCCTCGGACTTCATTTTGAAAAAGGGGTCTCACGACACGGATTTGCCTTGAACGTCGATTGTGATCTTCGTCCCTATCAGTTGATGTACCCTTGTGGCATTCGTGAAAGAGGGGTGACCTCGATCTTAAACGAGACCGGCATAAAACCAATGATGAGTGAGGTAAAGAAGCAGATCCAGAATGAAGTCAGTCTCGTGCCCACTCGACCCTAA
- a CDS encoding metallophosphoesterase: MLKFKIVVSDFHIGRGRWLPNGTRNYLEDFFYDDKFIEFLRYYREGIYADADVELICNGDFFNHLQLDIWERDPDVISEKVALRRTEEILKGHPEVFEEMRRFAEAPKHRITFILGNHDPGLLFPSVCNRLREVLGMHTAFQMDVYRFDGVHIEHGHQFFADNAYNSHRYFLTKDLPEPIVNLPWGSFFVIHFLNRVRQERPYFSKIYPFKYYLRWALIHDTQFAIKSVLRILFYFIWLRLRKDPHRRSSILRTFQIIKEVGIAPNLNEEAKKILLTERNTRIVIFSHTHHAGSRKIAPDKTYLNTGLWNEQISLEISNPGRLVDLTYALLEYDEKGIPQVSLKKWKGVSHPIEEVYD; encoded by the coding sequence ATGCTTAAATTCAAGATTGTTGTAAGCGATTTTCACATCGGCCGCGGACGTTGGCTTCCCAACGGGACCCGCAATTATCTTGAAGATTTTTTTTACGATGACAAATTTATCGAGTTCCTTCGCTACTATCGTGAAGGGATCTACGCTGATGCGGATGTGGAGCTTATTTGCAACGGAGATTTTTTCAACCATCTGCAACTTGATATCTGGGAGAGGGACCCCGATGTCATTTCAGAAAAAGTGGCTTTGCGTCGTACGGAAGAAATTTTAAAAGGTCATCCCGAGGTTTTTGAGGAGATGAGGCGGTTTGCCGAAGCGCCCAAACACAGGATTACCTTTATTCTGGGGAACCACGATCCGGGACTTCTTTTTCCATCGGTCTGCAATCGCTTGCGTGAGGTGCTTGGGATGCATACTGCCTTCCAGATGGATGTGTACCGTTTTGATGGGGTTCATATAGAGCACGGGCACCAATTTTTTGCCGACAACGCCTACAACTCCCACCGGTATTTTCTGACCAAGGATTTGCCTGAACCGATCGTCAATCTCCCCTGGGGGAGTTTTTTTGTCATTCATTTTTTAAACCGCGTTCGGCAGGAACGCCCCTATTTTTCAAAGATCTACCCCTTCAAATACTACCTCCGGTGGGCCCTGATTCATGACACACAATTTGCCATCAAGTCGGTCTTAAGAATTCTCTTCTATTTTATTTGGCTCCGCCTCCGTAAGGACCCGCATCGCCGATCCTCCATTTTGAGAACATTCCAGATTATCAAGGAGGTCGGGATTGCCCCGAATCTGAATGAGGAGGCCAAAAAGATTCTGCTCACCGAGAGGAATACCCGGATTGTTATCTTCAGTCACACCCATCATGCCGGTTCGAGGAAAATTGCCCCTGACAAAACATATTTAAACACCGGCCTCTGGAATGAACAGATCTCGCTCGAGATCTCGAATCCGGGACGTTTGGTCGATTTGACCTATGCCCTTTTGGAATACGATGAAAAAGGCATTCCCCAGGTGTCGCTCAAGAAGTGGAAGGGAGTTTCGCATCCGATCGAGGAGGTTTATGATTGA
- the hflX gene encoding GTPase HflX: MRQLVSTAGAEVVGELFFELREIHPATLIGHGKAEEIRDQVRSLGVDIVVVDEDLSPTQNRNLEDIFATKVVDRTGIILDIFASRARSREGKIQVELAQLKYLLPRLSGHGREFSRLGGGIGTRGPGETQLEADQRKVRDKISVLTDDLLGIRAHRQLHRRKREGVPLPTVSLVGYTNAGKSTLMNCLTGAGVPVEDKLFVTLDPTVRRLKLPSGREILLADTVGFVRKLPHELIEAFQATFEEALSSDLLLHVIDMVRPHGAGRIQIVEKVFKELGMDEKPVIRVFNKVDKDSGFFPEGVDRFPDDLVISALRGDGREELLKKIDQKLAESFRQIMLMIPHASGSELSLLYATSRILEREDRREGVLLQAEVSEKYFNKFQKFRTSRGK, translated from the coding sequence GTGAGGCAACTGGTCTCCACAGCGGGGGCTGAGGTTGTAGGAGAGCTCTTCTTCGAGCTTCGGGAAATTCATCCAGCAACATTGATCGGGCACGGAAAGGCGGAGGAGATTCGTGACCAGGTTCGTTCTCTGGGTGTCGACATTGTTGTGGTGGATGAAGATCTCTCTCCAACCCAGAACAGGAACCTGGAAGATATTTTTGCAACAAAAGTGGTTGATCGCACAGGGATCATTCTGGATATTTTTGCCTCACGGGCCCGTTCACGCGAAGGAAAAATTCAGGTAGAACTGGCGCAGCTCAAATACCTTCTCCCACGCCTCAGCGGTCATGGGCGGGAATTTTCCCGTCTGGGGGGTGGTATTGGGACCCGAGGCCCCGGTGAAACACAGTTAGAGGCGGATCAACGAAAGGTTCGTGACAAGATTTCTGTCCTTACGGATGATTTGTTGGGGATCCGTGCCCACCGGCAACTCCATCGTCGGAAACGGGAGGGGGTTCCTTTACCGACGGTTTCACTGGTCGGTTATACGAACGCCGGCAAATCAACCCTTATGAACTGCCTGACAGGGGCCGGGGTCCCTGTGGAAGACAAGCTGTTCGTGACGCTCGATCCGACGGTCAGACGCCTGAAACTCCCTTCGGGTCGTGAGATCCTGCTGGCGGATACGGTCGGTTTTGTCCGCAAGCTACCTCACGAGCTTATTGAGGCGTTTCAGGCTACATTTGAAGAGGCCCTTTCTTCGGATCTTCTGCTTCATGTGATTGATATGGTCCGCCCCCATGGGGCAGGAAGGATCCAGATCGTTGAGAAGGTTTTCAAGGAGTTGGGGATGGATGAAAAACCGGTTATTCGTGTTTTTAACAAGGTTGATAAGGACTCGGGCTTTTTTCCGGAAGGGGTCGATCGATTTCCTGACGATCTCGTTATTTCCGCCTTAAGAGGAGATGGGCGTGAGGAACTGCTGAAGAAAATCGATCAGAAGCTCGCGGAGTCGTTTCGTCAAATCATGCTCATGATCCCCCATGCGTCCGGCTCAGAACTCTCGCTTCTTTATGCCACCTCGCGTATTCTGGAAAGAGAGGACCGGAGAGAGGGGGTGCTTCTTCAAGCGGAGGTCTCAGAAAAGTACTTCAATAAATTCCAAAAGTTTCGTACAAGCCGGGGGAAATGA
- the dnaE gene encoding DNA polymerase III subunit alpha, whose protein sequence is MADFVHLHLHTQYSLLDGAITISELCKRAKEFDMPAVAMTDHGNLFGAIEFFKKAAEVGVKPIVGCEVYIESHGSRFDKKVKKGFEPYHHLTVLAMNQAGYHNLCRLVTGAHLEGFYYKPRIDKQLLEQFHEGLIVLSGCLSGELAEAALQGGITQTIPIADYFRKLLGDRFYLEVQENGLASQMKFNGVLKELSQKLSIPLVATNDCHYLLEKDAAAHEALLCIQTGKTLQDADRMRFETPAFYMRSSEEMKALFTDLPEALQATVEIASRCEIDLKFKSYHFPKFEAPEGKDLFGYLKERTWLGFEERWKKIMPRFSSPDEERKKYEERLEQELQMIQKTGFAGYFLIVADFIEYAKKNGIPVGPGRGSAAGSLVVYSLNITDLDPMPYHLLFERFINPERVSMPDMDIDFCMDRRDEVIHYVQKKYGNVAQIITFGKMKAKAVVRDVARVMNIPYAEADRIAKMIPNALNITLEESIRIEPRLQELIDKEEPIKKLISIAQSLEGLNRHASTHAAGVVISDRPLVDFLPLARGQKGEVITQYDMKAIEEVGLIKFDFLGLKTLTVLNQTRKIIRRTRNLEVDPSNIPLDDPAVYENLSHGNTTAVFQLESSGMRELIIKLKPSVFPDLIALVALYRPGPLGSGMVDDFINRKHGKVQVHYEIPELEPVLSETYGVIVYQEQVMQAASRLASFSLGDADLLRRAMGKKKPAEMAQQKDKFVKGGVTNGFTAKKMEKIFNLMAKFAEYGFNKSHSAAYALISYQTAYFKTHYLVEYMAAVLTHEMGNTDKIMLYIADCREQGISILPPDINESFTYFSVVGPREIRFGLAAVKNVGTAAVEAMLEARKKEGRFNSFDHFCESVDLRRVNRRVFEGLIKAGAFDSLAIKRAQAMALLDQALERGSSIQKEKATGQGALFGGGAAHPSLPSPDIPEWSSMEKLQGEKETLGFYITGHPLDSYLDQLEVSGCRTTDKIKEEGRDGEEVLLGGIVNSLREVVTKKNDRMGFVGLEDLRGTLPVIVFSELYRRSLPFLNGEKPIVVRGTVDATEEGIKIIAREISLLQGGLLERPREVHFYLSSRSVNRLQLERLKELLARHRGRAAAFIHLKGEEKGETILSLPEDLTVNPSPELRMEVDSLFGAPVTTVQ, encoded by the coding sequence ATGGCTGATTTCGTTCACCTCCATCTTCATACCCAATACAGTCTCCTCGATGGTGCGATCACCATTTCGGAACTTTGCAAGAGGGCCAAAGAGTTTGACATGCCGGCGGTTGCGATGACGGATCATGGCAACCTCTTCGGAGCGATCGAGTTTTTCAAGAAGGCGGCCGAAGTGGGAGTCAAACCGATTGTTGGTTGTGAGGTTTACATCGAATCGCACGGAAGCCGGTTTGATAAAAAAGTCAAAAAAGGGTTTGAGCCGTACCACCACTTGACCGTTCTTGCGATGAACCAGGCCGGCTATCATAATCTCTGTCGCCTCGTAACGGGGGCCCACCTGGAGGGGTTTTATTACAAGCCGCGCATTGACAAACAGCTCCTTGAACAGTTTCACGAGGGGTTGATCGTTCTCTCCGGTTGTCTTTCGGGGGAATTGGCGGAAGCGGCCCTTCAGGGTGGAATCACCCAGACAATCCCGATTGCCGATTATTTCAGGAAACTATTGGGCGACCGATTCTATCTTGAAGTTCAGGAAAACGGTCTGGCGAGTCAAATGAAGTTTAACGGGGTTCTCAAGGAGCTTTCTCAAAAGCTTTCGATTCCGCTCGTGGCAACAAACGACTGTCACTACCTTTTGGAGAAGGATGCGGCGGCCCATGAGGCGCTCCTTTGCATTCAGACCGGCAAGACCCTCCAGGATGCTGACCGGATGCGTTTTGAGACGCCGGCCTTTTACATGAGGTCTTCGGAGGAGATGAAGGCCCTCTTTACGGATCTGCCGGAGGCGCTTCAGGCGACGGTTGAGATCGCCTCACGGTGTGAGATTGACCTCAAATTCAAATCGTATCACTTCCCGAAATTTGAGGCGCCGGAAGGAAAGGATCTTTTTGGCTACCTGAAGGAGAGGACCTGGCTTGGGTTTGAGGAACGCTGGAAAAAGATTATGCCGCGTTTTTCCAGCCCGGATGAGGAAAGAAAAAAATATGAGGAGCGGCTTGAGCAGGAACTCCAGATGATTCAGAAGACCGGCTTTGCCGGTTACTTTCTGATTGTGGCCGATTTTATTGAATATGCCAAAAAGAACGGGATTCCGGTCGGTCCGGGACGCGGTTCTGCCGCAGGAAGTCTCGTTGTCTATTCCCTGAATATCACGGATCTCGATCCGATGCCGTATCATCTCCTTTTTGAGCGTTTCATCAATCCCGAACGTGTCAGTATGCCGGATATGGACATCGATTTCTGTATGGACCGACGGGACGAGGTGATCCACTACGTCCAGAAGAAATATGGAAATGTGGCCCAGATTATCACCTTTGGAAAGATGAAGGCCAAGGCGGTGGTCCGGGATGTCGCCCGTGTCATGAACATCCCGTATGCCGAGGCGGACCGGATTGCGAAAATGATTCCGAATGCGCTGAACATCACGCTGGAGGAATCGATCCGGATAGAGCCCCGCCTCCAGGAGCTGATCGACAAGGAAGAGCCAATAAAAAAACTGATCTCGATTGCCCAGTCTCTTGAAGGGTTGAACCGCCATGCATCGACTCATGCTGCCGGGGTGGTGATCTCGGATCGCCCCTTGGTTGATTTTCTTCCGCTCGCACGAGGTCAAAAGGGGGAAGTGATCACCCAGTACGACATGAAGGCGATTGAGGAGGTCGGGCTCATCAAGTTTGATTTTCTAGGGTTGAAAACGCTGACGGTCTTGAATCAGACCCGCAAAATCATCCGACGGACAAGGAATCTTGAGGTTGATCCCTCCAACATTCCCTTGGACGATCCGGCCGTCTACGAGAATCTCTCTCATGGAAACACGACAGCGGTCTTCCAGCTTGAGTCATCCGGGATGCGGGAATTGATCATCAAGTTGAAGCCGTCGGTCTTTCCCGATCTGATTGCCCTCGTGGCCCTCTATCGGCCGGGTCCTCTCGGAAGCGGGATGGTGGATGACTTTATTAACAGAAAGCATGGGAAGGTACAGGTCCATTACGAGATTCCGGAGCTTGAACCGGTCTTGAGTGAGACTTACGGTGTCATTGTCTATCAGGAACAGGTGATGCAGGCCGCCTCACGCCTCGCCAGTTTTTCACTGGGGGATGCCGATCTTCTTCGCCGGGCGATGGGAAAGAAGAAGCCGGCCGAGATGGCCCAGCAGAAAGACAAGTTTGTCAAAGGGGGCGTCACGAACGGATTCACGGCGAAAAAGATGGAGAAGATATTTAATCTCATGGCCAAGTTTGCGGAATACGGCTTTAACAAGAGTCACAGTGCGGCGTATGCCCTGATTTCCTACCAAACGGCCTATTTCAAGACACACTACCTCGTGGAATATATGGCGGCGGTTCTGACCCATGAAATGGGGAATACCGACAAGATCATGCTCTACATCGCCGACTGCCGGGAGCAGGGGATCTCGATCCTGCCGCCTGATATCAACGAGAGCTTTACCTATTTTTCGGTCGTTGGTCCTCGGGAAATCCGTTTCGGTCTCGCGGCGGTCAAGAATGTCGGTACTGCAGCGGTGGAGGCGATGTTGGAGGCGAGGAAAAAGGAGGGGCGCTTTAATTCTTTCGATCATTTTTGTGAGTCAGTCGATCTTCGACGGGTCAACCGGCGCGTTTTTGAGGGTTTAATCAAGGCGGGGGCGTTTGACTCCCTTGCGATTAAGCGGGCCCAGGCGATGGCGCTCCTGGACCAGGCGCTTGAAAGGGGAAGCAGTATTCAAAAAGAGAAGGCAACGGGACAGGGGGCATTATTTGGTGGTGGGGCTGCCCATCCCTCTCTTCCCTCTCCCGACATTCCCGAATGGTCGTCGATGGAGAAATTGCAGGGGGAGAAAGAGACACTCGGATTTTACATCACCGGTCATCCTCTCGATTCTTACCTGGATCAGTTGGAAGTGTCCGGTTGCCGTACAACGGATAAGATCAAGGAAGAGGGCCGTGATGGAGAAGAGGTCCTTTTGGGTGGCATTGTGAACTCTCTTCGAGAGGTGGTGACCAAGAAGAACGATCGAATGGGCTTTGTCGGGCTGGAAGATCTCAGGGGGACCCTCCCGGTGATTGTCTTCTCCGAACTTTACCGGCGATCCCTCCCGTTTTTAAACGGGGAAAAACCGATCGTTGTTCGTGGAACGGTTGATGCGACCGAGGAGGGGATCAAGATCATTGCACGCGAGATTTCTCTGCTTCAGGGGGGGCTCCTGGAACGGCCACGAGAGGTCCATTTTTACTTGTCATCAAGGTCGGTCAACCGTCTTCAGCTCGAACGACTTAAGGAGTTGCTGGCGCGGCACCGTGGAAGGGCCGCTGCATTTATCCACTTGAAGGGAGAGGAAAAGGGTGAGACAATTCTCTCGTTGCCGGAGGATCTGACCGTTAACCCGTCTCCGGAACTCAGAATGGAGGTTGATTCACTTTTTGGAGCACCCGTTACCACCGTTCAGTAA